Genomic DNA from Catellatospora sp. TT07R-123:
CCCACCCCAACCCGCCCCTGCCGAGCCCGAGCTGAGCAAGCCGAGCAAGCCGAGCAAGCCGAGCAAGCCGAGCAAGCCGAGCAAGCCGAGCAAGCCGAGCAAGCCGAGCAAGCCGAGCGAGCCGAGCGAGCCGAGCGAGCCGAGCTGAGCGAGCCGAGCTGAGCGAGCCGAGTCGAGCCGAGGAGCCGAGTCGAGCCGAGGAGCCGAGTCGAGCCGAGGAGCCAACCGTCGGCCCCGGCCCCGACTCGCGCCCCGACCCGCTTTACATAAACGCTGGCCTATCTAGAAGGCGAACATCGAGATCCGTCTTCTGGATAGGCCAGCGTCAATGCTAAGTGCTGCCGGCCGATGGCCGCAGCCGCCCCGTTGATCATGAACTTATGGCCGTGTTCGACGGCGCGTCTCCCGCACGAGGGCGTCATGATCGCCGTTCGCGGTCATAGTGCGCCAAAAAACCGCAGCTTATGACCGAGGACCGCGATCTTCGCAAGCACAGCGCCCCCAGGCGCCAGTCGCGACAGACGTCGCGGCCCGACCCGGCGCAAGGCCACGGTCCGTACCCGATCAGCCGCCTCGGCGTGAGTCGATCACGGTGCCAGGGTTGGGACACGCCGTCGAACACGGCCATAAGTTCATGATCAACGGGGCAGGGGCGGGCGGGGCCCGCAGCACGTGCGGCAGACGGGGTGCGGAACCACGCTGCGGCCGCAGCCACCGGGAGATCGGGGCGACCGGGGAATCAGGCGCGCATGCCGCGCAGCACCATGTCGACGATCTGCTCGGGCAGCGTCTCGTCGTTCAGTGCGGGATTCCACCGCATCATGCGGTGCATCAGCACCGGGCTGATCAGCGCGGTGACCGCGATCTCGATGTCCAGATCGGCACGCAGCTCGCCACTGGCCACCCCACCCCGCAGCACCCCCCGCATCACCTCGCGGCGCGGCTCGGCCATCTCCTGCCAGATCCGCCAGGCCGCGTGGCTGCGCGCCACCTCCGGCCACAGGCACGGCATGATCTTGACGGTGCGTTCGTCCTTGTGCCCGATCACCGAGAGCACCTGGACCAGGTCCTCGCGTAGCGACTTGCCCGCCGGCTGCGGTGGCGTGCCCTTGAGCTTGACCAGGGTCTCCAGCAGCAGCTCGTCCTTGCCGGGCCAGCGGCGGTAGATGGTCGCCTTGCCCACCCCGGCCCGGGCGGCGATCGCCTCCATGCTCAGCGCCTCGACGCTGACGCCCTCGGAGAGCAGGTCGAGCACCGCCTCGATGATCGCGTCGTGCGCGCGGGAGCTGCGCGGGCGCCCCTGCGCCCGCGCAGCTCCCGTTGCCGTGTCGGCAAGCTCAGTCATGGTGAGCGGAACCTTACCCGACGTGAGCCAGTTCGGCTTCGTGCTGCGTGCTCTCCCTGCCCGCCGCCGGGCCGGGCTGGGCCGGGGCCGCCGCGGCAGCCTGGGCCTTGCTGGGCATCCAGCGCAGCACCACCAGCACGGACAGCAGCGCCACCGCCGCCGAGCCCAGGGCGGCCCAGTGCATGGCCTGCACGAACGCGGCGTCGGCCGCGGCCGTCAGGGCCTTGCCCGCCGGGCCCATCCGCTCGGCCACGCCGTACGCGCCGGCGATGGACTCGTTGGCGACCTCGCGGGCGGCCTGCGGCAGCCCCGCGGTGGTGGGCGCGATCTTGTCGCGGTAGATGCCCGCGACGACCGAGCCGAGCACCGCGATGCCGAACGCGACCGACACCTGGCGCACGGTGTTGGACACGGCCGAGCCGACGCCCGCCTTCTCGCGCGGCAGGCTGGCCATGATGGTGTTGGTGGCCGGCGGCATCACGTTGGCCATACCGGCGCCCATCAGGAAGAAGTTCACCCCGACGACCCAGATCGGCGTGTCGGTCTGGAGCGTGGCCAGGATGGCGAAGGTCGCCCCGGCCACCAGCAGGCCCGCGGCCGCCGTGGCGCGTACGCCGAACCGCTTGACCATCGTGCTGCTCAGCGGCGAGAACACCAGCTGGCCCAGCGCGAACGGCACCAGCAGCGCTCCGGTCTCCATCGGCGAGTAGCCCCGCACCAGCTGGAGGTAGAAGCCGACGAAGAAGAACGAGCCCATGGCCGCGAAGAAGATCAGGCCGATGGCCGCGATCGAGGCGGAGAAGCGGGCGTTGCGGAACAGCCGCACGTCCAGCGAGGGGTGCGTGGTGCGCGCCTCCCACCAGACGAAGGCCGCCAGCACCGCCAGGCC
This window encodes:
- a CDS encoding MFS transporter, whose amino-acid sequence is MESAPQQTGHPRRWAILAVLVVSLLVVVLDNTVLNVAMRTLADPVHGLGATQSQLEWAINSYTLVFAGLLFSFGVLGDRWGRKRFLMLGLLAFAASSLLSAYAQTPGQLIAARAFMGVGGAAIMPVTLSIISNVFEPRERGKAIGIWAGAVGLAVAIGPLLGGFLLEHYWWGSVFLINVPIIVVGLIAVAVLVPESRDPRPGRIDFAGVLLSVLGLVALVYGIVDGGEHGFARVSVWAAIVGGLAVLAAFVWWEARTTHPSLDVRLFRNARFSASIAAIGLIFFAAMGSFFFVGFYLQLVRGYSPMETGALLVPFALGQLVFSPLSSTMVKRFGVRATAAAGLLVAGATFAILATLQTDTPIWVVGVNFFLMGAGMANVMPPATNTIMASLPREKAGVGSAVSNTVRQVSVAFGIAVLGSVVAGIYRDKIAPTTAGLPQAAREVANESIAGAYGVAERMGPAGKALTAAADAAFVQAMHWAALGSAAVALLSVLVVLRWMPSKAQAAAAAPAQPGPAAGRESTQHEAELAHVG
- a CDS encoding TetR/AcrR family transcriptional regulator; amino-acid sequence: MTELADTATGAARAQGRPRSSRAHDAIIEAVLDLLSEGVSVEALSMEAIAARAGVGKATIYRRWPGKDELLLETLVKLKGTPPQPAGKSLREDLVQVLSVIGHKDERTVKIMPCLWPEVARSHAAWRIWQEMAEPRREVMRGVLRGGVASGELRADLDIEIAVTALISPVLMHRMMRWNPALNDETLPEQIVDMVLRGMRA